From Micromonospora sp. NBC_01699, a single genomic window includes:
- a CDS encoding ABC transporter ATP-binding protein, with protein sequence MADRRARAGELSPAGDRAPVVVATGVRRDFDGTVVLDGVDLSIRPGEVVALLGGSGSGKSTLLRALAGLDPEAGGTIEVRGRPAVVFQEHRLLPWKRVGDNVGLGLTGPDVRDRVRAALTEVGLADRDRAWPAQLSGGQAQRVAVARALVREPEVLLLDEPFGALDALTRLRMQGLLGRLRAEHGFAALLVTHDVDEALLLADRTLVLEHGRIVEDAPVPLPHPRAHDDPGFGGLRRHLLDRLGVPVA encoded by the coding sequence ATGGCGGACCGGCGTGCACGTGCAGGCGAGTTGAGCCCGGCCGGTGACCGGGCGCCGGTGGTGGTCGCGACCGGGGTCCGGCGGGACTTCGACGGCACCGTGGTACTCGACGGGGTGGACCTGAGCATCCGGCCGGGCGAGGTGGTGGCGCTGCTCGGCGGCTCCGGCTCCGGCAAGAGCACCCTGCTGCGGGCACTGGCCGGGCTCGACCCCGAGGCCGGCGGCACCATCGAGGTACGGGGTCGGCCGGCGGTCGTGTTCCAGGAGCACCGGCTGCTGCCGTGGAAACGCGTCGGCGACAACGTCGGGCTCGGCCTGACCGGTCCGGACGTACGCGACCGGGTCCGGGCGGCGCTGACCGAGGTCGGCCTCGCCGACCGGGACCGGGCCTGGCCGGCGCAGCTCTCCGGCGGCCAGGCGCAGCGGGTGGCGGTCGCCCGCGCCCTGGTCCGGGAACCCGAGGTGCTGCTGCTGGACGAGCCGTTCGGGGCGCTCGACGCGCTGACCCGGCTGCGGATGCAGGGCCTGCTCGGTCGGCTGCGGGCCGAGCACGGCTTCGCCGCCCTGCTGGTCACCCACGACGTCGACGAGGCGCTGCTGCTCGCCGACCGGACGCTGGTGCTCGAACACGGCCGGATCGTCGAGGACGCGCCCGTACCGCTGCCCCACCCGCGGGCCCACGACGATCCCGGCTTCGGCGGTCTGCGCCGGCACCTGCTGGACCGGCTCGGCGTTCCGGTGGCCTGA
- a CDS encoding ABC transporter permease subunit, producing MTRPAPAPTTTVPDGSAAAPVPAPSGRRRRRRTGARWRRVISPLVLVLGWELASRAGLLAPEKLSAPSEVLRTGWRLAVDGILWTHLTDSLTRAAIGLAIGGTLGVLLGAVAGLLRIGDDLVDPPVQMARMLPHLGLVPLLIIWVGIGESLKITLVCLGAFFPIYFNMYAGIRDIDVRLVEAARTCGLNAIQRIRHVILPGALPALFLGLRLAIGAAWLSLVVGEQVNAQTGIGFLMMEAREFSQTDVVVLGLLIYALLGLLSDVALRMLERRALTWRTGVHVQAS from the coding sequence ATGACCCGTCCCGCGCCGGCGCCGACCACCACCGTCCCGGACGGTTCGGCCGCCGCGCCCGTACCGGCACCGTCGGGGCGCAGGCGCCGACGCCGTACGGGTGCGCGGTGGCGACGGGTGATCAGCCCGTTGGTGCTCGTACTCGGTTGGGAACTGGCCTCGCGGGCCGGGCTGCTGGCACCGGAGAAGCTCTCCGCGCCCAGCGAGGTGCTGCGGACCGGCTGGCGACTGGCCGTCGACGGGATCCTCTGGACCCACCTGACCGACTCGCTCACCCGGGCGGCGATCGGGCTGGCCATCGGCGGCACCCTCGGGGTGCTGCTCGGCGCCGTGGCGGGGCTGCTCCGGATCGGCGACGACCTGGTCGACCCACCGGTGCAGATGGCCCGGATGCTGCCCCACCTCGGCCTGGTCCCGCTGCTCATCATCTGGGTCGGCATCGGCGAGTCGCTGAAGATCACCCTGGTCTGCCTGGGCGCCTTCTTCCCGATCTACTTCAACATGTACGCCGGCATCCGCGACATCGACGTACGCCTGGTCGAGGCGGCCCGCACCTGCGGTCTGAACGCGATCCAGCGGATCCGGCACGTGATCCTGCCCGGCGCGCTGCCGGCCCTCTTTCTCGGCCTGCGGCTGGCCATCGGAGCCGCCTGGCTGAGCCTGGTGGTCGGCGAACAGGTCAACGCCCAGACCGGCATCGGCTTCCTGATGATGGAGGCCCGGGAGTTCAGCCAGACCGACGTGGTGGTGCTCGGGCTGCTCATCTACGCGCTGCTCGGGCTGCTCTCCGACGTGGCGCTGCGGATGCTGGAGAGGAGGGCGTTGACATGGCGGACCGGCGTGCACGTGCAGGCGAGTTGA
- a CDS encoding aliphatic sulfonate ABC transporter substrate-binding protein: MSIAAPTGSRSWRRILAVALSVGLLATVGVVAGCGDADEASNAESPLRVGYQRFGGLSLVKARDAAAGTSWSLFESGPALTEAFKADAIDIGQVGEAPPIFAAAGKIPFKIIGTSAEIPEGEAVLVKEGSGINSFADLRGRTVALNKGSNVHWLLVRLLEANNMTLADIQVKYLKPAEGRPAFDAGQVDAWIIWDPYFALAEQPGVKILANATGLAGNREYLLVSPEALKNKPEQIRAFLQTYREVTDWGIANPVDRAKILAPELKIPEDVTTRALARSARPLAPVTPAIGDELQAIADGFTKLELIPTSIDMRDRVDGRFAEVLG; the protein is encoded by the coding sequence ATGTCGATCGCCGCGCCTACCGGCAGCCGAAGCTGGCGACGGATACTGGCCGTCGCCCTCAGCGTGGGCCTGCTCGCCACCGTCGGCGTGGTCGCCGGCTGCGGCGACGCCGACGAGGCCTCGAACGCGGAGTCACCACTGCGGGTGGGCTACCAGCGGTTCGGCGGCCTGAGTCTGGTCAAGGCGCGGGACGCGGCCGCCGGCACCAGCTGGTCGCTGTTCGAAAGCGGCCCGGCACTGACCGAGGCGTTCAAGGCCGACGCGATCGACATCGGCCAGGTCGGCGAGGCGCCACCGATCTTCGCCGCCGCCGGCAAGATCCCGTTCAAGATCATCGGCACCTCGGCCGAGATCCCCGAGGGCGAGGCCGTGCTGGTCAAGGAGGGCAGCGGAATCAACAGCTTCGCCGACCTCAGGGGCCGTACGGTCGCGCTGAACAAGGGCTCGAACGTGCACTGGCTGCTGGTGCGGCTGCTTGAGGCGAACAACATGACCCTCGCCGACATCCAGGTCAAGTATCTCAAGCCGGCCGAGGGTCGACCGGCGTTCGACGCCGGGCAGGTCGACGCGTGGATCATCTGGGACCCGTACTTCGCGCTCGCCGAACAGCCGGGGGTGAAGATCCTGGCCAACGCGACCGGGCTGGCCGGCAACCGGGAGTACCTGCTGGTCTCCCCCGAGGCGCTGAAGAACAAGCCCGAGCAGATCCGGGCGTTCCTCCAGACCTACCGCGAGGTCACCGACTGGGGCATCGCCAACCCGGTCGACCGGGCGAAGATCCTGGCTCCCGAACTGAAGATCCCGGAGGATGTCACCACCCGCGCGCTGGCCCGCAGCGCCCGCCCGCTGGCCCCGGTCACCCCGGCGATCGGCGACGAACTCCAGGCCATCGCGGACGGCTTCACCAAGCTCGAACTCATCCCCACCTCGATCGACATGCGCGACCGGGTCGACGGCCGGTTCGCCGAGGTACTCGGATGA
- the ssuE gene encoding NADPH-dependent FMN reductase — protein sequence MSTILAISGSPSATSRTARLVELLAGRLTDGGHRVSSLSIRDLPPDALLGADPDHPAITAVADALAAADGLLVATPVYKASYSGALKALLDLLPQYALAGKVVLPLATGGTLAHVLAIDYAMRPVLNAMGAAHIVPGYFLLDQLILTGADGATEVEATVAPALHAVLDTFAAALVPRGLPIAA from the coding sequence ATGTCCACCATCCTCGCCATCTCCGGCTCGCCGTCGGCCACCTCGCGTACCGCGCGGCTGGTCGAGCTGCTCGCCGGACGGCTCACCGACGGCGGGCACCGGGTCAGCTCGCTGTCGATCCGGGACCTGCCGCCGGACGCGTTGCTCGGCGCCGACCCGGACCACCCGGCGATCACCGCGGTGGCGGACGCACTCGCCGCCGCCGACGGCCTGCTCGTCGCGACACCGGTCTACAAGGCGTCCTACAGCGGCGCCCTGAAGGCACTGCTCGACCTGCTGCCGCAGTACGCGCTCGCCGGCAAGGTGGTGCTGCCACTGGCCACCGGCGGGACGCTGGCCCACGTACTGGCGATCGACTACGCGATGCGCCCGGTGCTCAACGCGATGGGCGCGGCGCACATCGTGCCCGGCTACTTCCTGCTCGACCAGCTGATCCTGACCGGAGCCGACGGCGCCACCGAGGTCGAGGCGACCGTCGCCCCGGCGCTGCACGCGGTGCTGGACACCTTCGCCGCGGCCCTGGTTCCCCGCGGGCTGCCGATCGCGGCCTGA
- a CDS encoding LLM class flavin-dependent oxidoreductase yields MALTFHWFLPTYGDSRDIVGGGHGLAAGTAGGARPATVAYLGQIARTAEQLGFEGALTPTGAWCEDAWLATAMLSEVTERLKFLVAFRPGMLSPTLAAQMASTFQRLSNGRLLLNVVTGGESHEQRAYGDFLDKDARYARTDEFLHVVRALWRGETVTHDGPHVRVEQAKLGRLPDPVPPIYFGGSSKAAGPVAVAHSDVYLTWGEPPAQVAEKLAWIRGLAAEAGRELRFGIRLHVIARDTSEQAWAQAQRLLDGIPEADIKAVQAGLARSESEGQRRMIALHGGSRDGLEIAPNLWAGVGLVRGGAGTALVGSHTEIADRIAEYHALGITEFILSGHPHVEEAYWFGEGVLPILRQRGLWRHPVGDPEPVAAAVPFAAPEPATSSPS; encoded by the coding sequence ATGGCACTGACCTTCCACTGGTTCCTACCCACCTACGGCGACAGCCGCGACATCGTCGGCGGCGGGCACGGGCTGGCCGCCGGTACGGCGGGCGGCGCCCGACCGGCGACGGTCGCCTACCTCGGCCAGATCGCCCGTACCGCGGAACAACTCGGCTTCGAGGGCGCGCTCACCCCGACCGGCGCCTGGTGCGAGGACGCCTGGCTGGCCACCGCCATGCTGTCGGAGGTCACCGAGCGGCTGAAGTTCCTGGTCGCGTTCCGCCCCGGCATGCTCTCACCGACGCTCGCCGCCCAGATGGCCTCCACCTTCCAGCGGCTGTCCAACGGCCGGCTGCTGCTCAACGTCGTGACCGGTGGCGAGAGCCACGAACAGCGGGCGTACGGCGACTTTCTCGACAAGGACGCCCGGTACGCCCGTACGGACGAGTTCCTGCACGTGGTGCGGGCGCTGTGGCGCGGTGAGACGGTGACCCACGACGGCCCACACGTACGCGTCGAGCAGGCGAAGCTGGGCCGGCTGCCCGACCCGGTCCCGCCGATCTACTTCGGTGGGTCGTCGAAGGCGGCCGGCCCGGTCGCGGTCGCCCACTCCGACGTCTACCTGACCTGGGGTGAGCCGCCCGCGCAGGTGGCCGAGAAGCTGGCCTGGATCCGGGGCCTCGCCGCCGAGGCCGGTCGGGAACTCCGCTTCGGCATCCGGTTGCACGTGATCGCCCGGGACACCTCGGAGCAGGCGTGGGCCCAGGCCCAGCGGCTGCTCGACGGCATCCCGGAGGCGGACATCAAGGCGGTCCAGGCCGGGTTGGCGCGCAGCGAGTCCGAGGGTCAGCGTCGGATGATCGCGCTGCACGGTGGCTCGCGGGACGGGTTGGAGATCGCGCCCAACCTCTGGGCCGGCGTGGGCCTGGTCCGCGGCGGAGCCGGTACGGCGCTGGTCGGCAGCCACACCGAGATCGCCGACCGGATTGCGGAGTACCACGCCCTGGGCATCACCGAGTTCATCCTCTCCGGGCATCCGCACGTGGAGGAGGCGTACTGGTTCGGTGAGGGTGTGCTGCCGATCCTGCGTCAGCGCGGTCTGTGGCGGCACCCGGTGGGGGACCCGGAGCCGGTAGCGGCCGCGGTGCCGTTCGCCGCCCCCGAGCCGGCGACCAGCTCGCCGAGCTGA
- a CDS encoding CDP-alcohol phosphatidyltransferase family protein → MSRRPARADDAQPTGGTAAQSQDAATRVLTIPNLISFARLLGVPLFLYLLLGPHADVAALVVLAVGGTTDWVDGYVARRLRQVSRLGELLDPTADRLYILATLVGFTIREIVPWEFTAALLARELVLLVSLVVLRRYGYGPPPVHYLGKTATFVLLAAFPTLLLADAVPGAATAAGAIGWGLAWWGLVLYWAAGVFYLIQAARLIRTFRREAG, encoded by the coding sequence GTGTCGCGTCGGCCGGCGCGGGCAGACGACGCCCAGCCAACCGGGGGCACCGCCGCCCAGTCCCAGGACGCGGCGACCCGGGTGCTCACCATTCCCAACCTGATCAGCTTCGCCCGGCTGCTCGGCGTACCTCTTTTTCTCTATCTGCTGTTGGGGCCGCACGCGGACGTCGCGGCCCTGGTGGTCCTCGCGGTCGGCGGGACCACCGACTGGGTCGATGGTTACGTCGCCCGCCGGCTGCGTCAGGTCAGCCGGCTGGGGGAGTTGCTCGACCCGACCGCCGACCGGCTCTACATCCTGGCCACGCTGGTGGGGTTCACCATCCGTGAGATCGTGCCGTGGGAATTCACCGCCGCGCTGCTCGCCCGCGAGCTGGTGCTGCTGGTTTCCCTGGTGGTCCTGCGCCGCTACGGGTACGGTCCGCCGCCGGTGCACTATCTCGGTAAGACCGCCACGTTCGTTCTGCTCGCCGCGTTCCCGACGCTGCTGCTTGCCGACGCGGTGCCGGGCGCCGCGACCGCTGCCGGCGCGATCGGTTGGGGGCTGGCCTGGTGGGGGCTGGTTCTCTACTGGGCCGCCGGGGTGTTCTACCTGATCCAGGCCGCGCGGCTGATCCGTACCTTCCGTCGGGAGGCCGGATGA